Below is a genomic region from Rosa chinensis cultivar Old Blush chromosome 5, RchiOBHm-V2, whole genome shotgun sequence.
AGCCTTTTGACTTGTGGAAGCCTCATGGTTTGGAAGCTGTGGTCAAATCCTTTAATAAACATTCCTAAAGCAGGGTGTTACCCAAGTCTAAAAGAACTCCATCTTAAATTTATCTATCCTGATCTCTTAAATCCGGAAAATGACTTCATGGATTTTTCTCAGTTCCCTGTGCTTGAATACTTGTGGATCGATGGATATCTTGGATTCAAAAGTTTTACTTTCATCATCTCCGGGCCCGAATTGAAGACTTTAAGGATAAATGCAAAGAGTGAAAATGATATTCGTGTAGCACACGTTTTTTATATTAATGCTCCAAAGCTTGAAAGGCTTGATGTCCAAGATGATTTTCTGTCACATTATACCTTGGTGAATACAAGATCTCTAGTCGAAGCCAATGTTCGTGCCTATACTAAACGGGCAACCGAGTTTCTGGCAGGAATTTCCAGTGTTAAATGTTTGGCTATTTCATCTCCTTTCCTTAGGGTAAGTATACACTAGTTGACTTGTTCCTTGGATTATCTATTATATTTGATTGGGAGGATTATAGCAACTAAAGAAACATGTGGTTGGAAGATGGTAGTTAGGGTGATCTCTCTTTTATCATCCccgttttcttctcttttttcacaattttgtttttgttttcctccCTTCTTTCTATTTATGATCCAAAATAATAGAagttggatttgcaattgtatagCATGAGTTTCCGTTTGATTGATACTTTACTTTTATGAAGGCTTGTTCTGTGGCTGCTTTTGATAATCTGCGTGAGCTGAAGTTGGTTCTCGAGATGGACTATTTTAAGTGGAGTTTGCTGACCAAGGTGCTGGGGATATTATCTAATCTAGAGTCCCTTGTGGTGGAACATGAGAGATATGAGCCCCCCTGCCATCGTGGAGATTCCGAATTGGTTATTAGACTTGAAGAGTGTCAAGAAACTAAAGAAGTTTTTGCAGACGTGCTGCGTTGGAGTCCACCAGAGTTTGTGCCCAACTGTTTGCTGTCACACCTCAAGACCATCTGCATAAAGGGATTCAAGGGAAGCCGATCCTTTGGATATCGAGACGAGAAGGAAGTGATTAAGTACTTGTTAAAGAATGGCCAAGTTTTGCAGAAAATGACTATTTATTCTCCAGGTCTTTCTAGAGGGGCAGAGAAGAAGTTAGACAAGGAACTTTCAGTGCTTGAATGGGGTTCAAAGACTTGTCAAGTTGAAGTTATCACGAAGGTAGTTTGACAGTGTCGGTTTTAGATGGAAACCGTTATGAAGTCGTATTACCACCGTCTTTGTTGATGATGCAATgtaaattgtaaaatatgaTGCTTGTGAAAAATGTAAAATATGGTGTTTGTGAAAAATGTGGTGTGTCATAAACTGATGATGCATCATCTTAGTTGATGATGCAATGTAAAATAAGGTGCTGCTCTTGTGTTTGAAGGATTTTGTTATATAAGTTGTGAAAGTGTCATCTTTGTTGATGATGCAATGTAAACTTTGATGCTTGTGTAAAGTCGTTTATGAAAGGTGAATATATGTTTGTTTGGCTTCTCTATAACTTTACCGAAGAGAGATTTGTACATGGGTGGAGTTTCATGCTAGCAATTTAAAATCTGTTGATTCATCATCACCTgatatttgtctaaatttgttTTCAATTGTGCAGATACTTTTGTGTATCATAGACCAGACTCTAAATCCCTTTCCCTCTCAAATCCTATATAGTTGTTGGTTAACTATACCAATATATATTATTCAGATTGGTGTCAGATAATGGTAGACTTGTGGAGGCAAGTGTACCACACTGATCTACAAGGAATGCAAAAAAAGAAGTCTACCACTGCATGGAGCTAGTCCGCGGGTAGCGCTTAGTGCATGTTGGGATTGCTACATGACCTTTACTAGACTCTGAGTCCATAGGGCCAAGATGGTTGAATTGAACTCTCCAAGCCTGTTAGTGATGTACCAAAAATTTCTTTTTGGGTTAGAGGGAATATGCAATATTGAAGATAAATTTCGTCACAGCAACatcgtttttgtttatttacCATAAACTTGAAGTATGTTTATAATGTGATGAAAATTAATTGCAAAACAATTCGAGAAGACATGTCATGCTATCCTTGGCTTTGAAGTAAGTCAACATACCAAGACCGATAGAAAAATGTTTGcatcaaataaaataaaataaaatagagtagacttattctcaaaaaaaaaaaaaaaaaaaaaaaagagtagagCATTTTGGAACCGGTAACCCTGGGCTTTGGGCCGACTACAAAACTGGGATATGGGCCTGTAGCCCAAAGTGAAAAACCCGCATAAGGTAAAAAGGAGGTACCAAATAAAGATTGACAAATGCAAAGATTGTGAGAGCAAGCAGCCCCCTCTCGACTACAGGGTGCTCTTCCTTTCACTGACACTGATATTTCTCTGGGTTTCCTAATCAGGTACTGTATTTCTTAGCTTTTGAGTTCCTATATTACCACCTGTGTTTGGTTACCTAGAAAACTGAGCAAAACGAACAAAAGTTGAACTCTTTAATATATGCAGAGAACTGCAATATCCATTTCTGTTTCCATTGATAAACTGTTCTAGTAATAATGGGATTGTTGAGAATATGtacatcccacatgagaaaaatggaacattgtctatgagtttataagggtttgtgTTACTCTATCAATTATCAATTAgttttggatatgaatctcagattattttatcatggtatcagagattatcccacgtgtgcatgcctcatgGCCACACGGACTCCACGTCATCCAAAGTTGTctacgtgtatggcttgaaaattcccTATACGTGTaagggcgtgttgagaatatatacatcccacaatGGAAAAAAGAGTTTGGCTCACTCCATCTaaccccatattactttatTAGGGATTTCATGTATTGATGAGGCGTCATGTTGAGGAACTTGGATCTTTTTGTCGATACAGATGAAGAGGATATATTCCCGTTGCCCGAGCTCCTTAGCACTTGCAGAACATTAAGCTGcggtcaaattttattttcaacatTCCTATTCCTACATCGAAGTGTTGAAAAGAGATATTACATTTGATCATCCTAGAGACTATTTTCCTGATCGTGActcgtttttttatttttcttacttCCCTTTGCTTGAACGTTTGACTATAGGTGGATCTTTTGGAGATGATGGTTTTAATTTCCATATATACTTGCCTGAACTCAAGACTTTAAGGATACGTCTAGACCCTACATATTTTGATCGTGAAGCCCAGATTTTTCATATTAATGCCCCGAAGCTTGAAAAGTTTACTGTCACTGAGAGTGTTTTATCAAATTATACTTTCGAGAATGCAAAATCCCTAGTCGAGGCCAAAATTCTTGTTAACTACGGGTCTTTttttgaggatgatgatgaacaaGATGCATCTGCTAACCGTTCACCTAAGCTTCTGGCAGGAATTTCCACTGTTAAATATCTGTGTCTTTCACATCCGTTTTCTAAGGTAAGTATACAGCAACACTACTTAGCTTGTTGATTGCATTATATATCGTCTTTCATAGAGGATATAGGAAGGCAAGAAACTGGTGGTCGGAAGAGGAGGCAAGATAAGCGTTGCATTTGTGAAGAAACAAATTGGGGAGTGGGGAGCTGAATAGATGgaatgaatgaaaaaaaactAGATAGTAATTAGGTTTTTGCTATGGAAAGGGAgtataaaatacaaaattgtaAATGCTTGAAAAGGTTTGTATCGCTTTGCATCATCCCATCTCCTTTGTATTATCTTGTCTTTTGTAGTTTTGTTTATCATTCTCACAGTTTTTCCTGTTGTAACAAACCTTCTGTTTATGATTACCCTTTTTCCCATTATTTAAATGCATAAACAACTGTTTCATCTATGCATCAGTTTCTTCATGACTAATACTGATCTTTCATGAAGGTTTGTTTTGTGGCTGCTTTTGATAATTTTCACGAGTTGACACTTCTTCTTGATGAGGACTATTCTGAATGGAGTGTGCTAACCAAGTTGCTCGAGAAATCTTCCAATCTAGAATCTCTTGTGTTGGAACATGAGAAAGATTATCCTCCCTCTAATGGTGAAGATGAATCACGTTTAGTGGCTACATATAAAGGGAGTTTCGATTACATAGAAGTGCCGCATTGGAGTCCACCGAAGTCTCTGCCCACCGGTTTTCTGTCACACCTGAAGACCATCTGCATAAAGGGATTCAAGGGAAAGGGATTTTTTTTTGATATCAAAATGAGGAGGAGCTTTTAAAATATCTGTTAAAGGCTGGTCAAGTTTTGCAGAAGATGACTATATATACTCCTGGTCTTTCTGAGGGTGCAGAGGAGGAATTATATGAGGAATTTTCAACGTTTGAATGAGGTTCAAAGACTTGTACGTCAAGTTGAAATTATCAAGAAGGTATTTGTTCGGCGATGGAATTAGAAGGATACCGTATATCAGTGTTGTAAAAGCATATCTTTGTTGACAATTCAATGTAAAGCAGGATGCTTCTTTAAAGATGTATCAAGGTATTCTGCCATCAAAGATCCATCTGTATGTTTAGCTCCTCTATAACTCtgtaatattttattttggCGCCATGAATATATCTGGAGACTTTTACATGGAGCTGTATGAATGTATTTGTTGATCTCATTTTTTGCTAGAAATTTAAACTCTTGTTGATTTATACCAAAGTACTGGATTTCCTAAAGGACTcctatttcattatagagaaaaattcagccaccgtccccaaactatgctgtcaaggccaatttgatacctaaactctcaaaagtatcaatgtgatacctaaagaaATATTTAGCCAGCAACCGCCTGCGCCTGCACCTGCACCAAATTCTCCTCCCTCATTGGCAACATCTGTTGAAAGACCATTTTCTGGCCACTTCTGGTTAACTCCAGCGGATGTTTGGACACCCCTCAGCGGAAGCAAACGAAAGTTGAGtgacatgattaaaaaaaagggaaaatgctcatttacccaattttagcttaaaatttgcccacttgctccactaactgttttttaaccccgtttacccaaaacactctaagggattatttcccctttacccaattaattctttttttcttctttttatttatttttgggacttttttgccgtCTCCCCCCTCActgatttctctctcctcccccctcactctctctctctctctctctctctctctctctctctccagacgacgtcggatttctctctccctccctccatccctccagcaAGTCGCCCACGACGCCTGCTCTAGCCATTGCGGCGCCGAAACTCGTCGTCGTGCTCTCCGCGGCCAAGCTCGACGCCAAGCCAACGGTCCTCGTCGCTTAGAAGCTCGGCGAGGCTGGGGttgaccttctgaaggaatcgacgatggactgaaaactgctatctgcTATTTTACAGTCATAACCATAAAAGTTGTTACAttagtgccccccagtagactttgtattgggggccaatgatgactactttatttattgacggactgaaaactgctattccaaagtaaatgtagtgttaaattgtagtagtcgataaatgaaaaaaattgtgtggtttgtgtcagtttagtggggggcagtagacaaaatattgaccctcaaaatgtgggtttttagacattatctgttgttttgagtgtgaataacttctataatctgtgaaacataggaagcggtgtaatgtttgatagtctattggggggcagtagacacattagtgctacccaataatgtctttcttaggagacagtaatcatctcttgttgatttgtttgtgataaagtgcaatacaCTATGAATCCTTGAAACttgtgcaagttttaatggtttagtggggggcagtagacacattactgcctccaaataatgtcttcatacgaagtcagaacccttcacttaactggtgcaaattttaatggtttagtggggggcagtagacacattactgcccccaaataa
It encodes:
- the LOC121049168 gene encoding putative F-box/FBD/LRR-repeat protein At4g26350, which gives rise to MDSESKRPAIAEDRISALPDAVLCHILSCLQPEFRKCAVSTSILSKRWKNIWAYVPNLYFDNHDFPSSADFIAFVDRALQIRNSSAIQKFHLHFDGCQAEDFCHIDDWISTAVKCNVAELDLSVNPHGEEMFELPESLLTCGSLMVWKLWSNPLINIPKAGCYPSLKELHLKFIYPDLLNPENDFMDFSQFPVLEYLWIDGYLGFKSFTFIISGPELKTLRINAKSENDIRVAHVFYINAPKLERLDVQDDFLSHYTLVNTRSLVEANVRAYTKRATEFLAGISSVKCLAISSPFLRACSVAAFDNLRELKLVLEMDYFKWSLLTKVLGILSNLESLVVEHERYEPPCHRGDSELVIRLEECQETKEVFADVLRWSPPEFVPNCLLSHLKTICIKGFKGSRSFGYRDEKEVIKYLLKNGQVLQKMTIYSPGLSRGAEKKLDKELSVLEWGSKTCQVEVITKVV